The Streptomyces sp. ALI-76-A nucleotide sequence CGGCTGCTGCGAGGTCCACTACGAGGGCGGCGAGGTCGTGCTGCGCAGCCGCGGGAACATCGTGGCCCGGATCGAGTCCGGGGCGCTGGGTTCGGCGCCCGATCCGGCGATCCGGCCGCACTGGCAGGTCCACTTCGCCGTCGCGGACGTGTCGGCCTGTACGCGGGCCGCCGAGGTGCACGGCGGCAGCGTGCTGTCCAAGGGCAGCGACGAGGCCGTGCTGCGCGACCTGGACGGCGCGCAGTTCACGGTGACCTCGCGCCGCGAGCGCTGACCGGACCCGCGGCGCCCCGCGCCCCGGGTCACTGCCCGCGTCTACCGGCGTGCGCCACCGCGGTCCTGCCGGGCGGTGCGCGAGGGCCTCGACAGCAGCACCAGGCTGCGTGCCTCGACGGTCACCCGCGCGTCCGCCTTGTGCTCGGACTCGTCGGCGCCCTGCGGTTCGGCGGTGTCGATCAGGGTCGTCCAGCGTTCGCCGTAGGTGACGTCCGGCAGCCGGAAGTCCACCGGTTCCCAGTAGCCGTTGAACAGCAGCAGGAACGAGTCGTCGACGACCGGCCGGCCGCACGGGTCGGGTTCGGCGATCGCGTCGCCGTTGAGGAAGACGCCGACCGAGTGGGCGTCGGAGCGCTGCCAGTCCTCGTCCGTCATCTCGCGCGCGTCCGGCAGCAGCCAGACCAGGTCGGGCAGCGGCTGGCCCGCGTGGGTGACGGTCTCGCCGCGGAAGAAGCGGCGCCGGCGCAGCACGGGATGGGCGGCGCGCAGGCCGATGAGGCGGCGGGTGAAGTCGGCGAGGCCGCGCTGCCGGCCGGTCAGCCGCCAGTCGATCCAGGAGACGTCGTTGTCCTGGCAGTAGGCGTTGTTGTTGCCGCGCTGGGTGCGGCCCAGTTCGTCGCCGTGGCTGAGCATCGGGATGCCCTGCGAGAGCAGCAGCGTGGCCAGAAAGTTGCGCTGCTGGCGGGCGCGCATCTCCAGGACGGCCGGGTCGTCGCTCTCGCCCTCGGTCCCGCAGTTCCAGGACCGGTTGACGCTCTCGCCGTCCCGGTTGCCCTCGCCGTTGGCCTCGTTGTGCTTGTCGTTGTAGGAGACCAGGTCGCGCAGGGTGAACCCGTCGTGCGCGGTCACGAAGTTGACGCTGGCGCGCGGGCTTCGCCTGCTGTGCTGGTAGAGGTCCGCGGAACCGGTCAGCCGGGAGGCGAACTCGCCGAGCGTGTGCGGCTGGCCGCGCCAGAAGTCCCGCACGCAGTCGCGGTACTTGCCGTTCCACTCCGACCACAGGGGCGGGAAGTTGCCCACCTGGTAGCCGCCCTCTCCCACGTCCCACGGCTCGGCGATCAGTTTGACGCGGCTGATCACCGGGTCCTGCTGGATCAGGTCGAAGAACGCCGAGAGCCGGTCCACCTCGTGGAACTGCCGGGCGAGGGTGGCCGCGAGGTCGAAGCGGAAGCCGTCGACGTGCATTTCGGTGACCCAGTACCGCAGCGAGTCCATGATCAGCTGGAGCACGTACGGGTGCCGCATCAGCAGGCTGTTGCCGGTGCCGGTGGTGTCGTAGTAGTGCCCCCAGTCGCCGTCCACCAGGCGGTAGTAGGAGGCGTTGTCGATGCCGCGGAAGGAGAGCGTGGGGCCCTTCTCGTTGCCCTCGGCGGTGTGGTTGTAGACGACGTCCAGGATCACCTCGAGCCCGGCCGCGTGCAGCGCCTTCACCATCGCCTTGAACTCGGTGACCTGCTGGCCGCGGGTGCCGTGGGCGGCGTAGGCGTTGTGCGGCGCGAAGAAGCCGATGGTGTTGTAGCCCCAGTAGTTGGACAGGCCGCGGTCGGTGAGCACGCCGTCCTGCACGAACTGGTGGACCGGCATCAGCTCGATCGCGGTCACGCCGAGCTTGGTCAGGTGCTCGACGACCGCCGGGTGCGCGAGACCGGCGTAGGTGCCGCGCAGCTCGGGCGGGACGTCGGGGTGGGTGCGGGTGAGTCCGCGGACGTGGGCCTCGTAGATCACACTGTCGGCGTACGGCCGTCCGAGCGGCTGGTCGTCGCCCCAGTCGAAGGCCGGGTCGGTGACCACGCCGAGCATCGTGTGTCCGGCGCTGTCGGACCGGGAGGGGCCGTCCGCCGCGCGCTCGAAGAGGGAGGCGTGGTTGTCGATCTGTCCGTCCACCGCCGTGGCGTACGGGTCGAGGAGGAGCTTGGCGGGGTTGCACCGATGGCCCAGCGACGGCTGCCAGGGGCCGTGCACCCGGTAGCCGTACCGCTGCCCCGGTCCGATCCCGGGCAGATAGCCGTGCCACACGAAGCCGTCGGCCTCGGTCAGCGGGACGCTCGTGTGAGTGCCGTGGTCGTCGACGAGGATCAGTTCGACCCGTTCGGCGACCTCGCTGAACAGCGCGAAGTTGGTGCCGTTCCCGTCGTGCGCGGCGCCCAATGGATAGGGGTGCCCGCTGCACGCGGACACCCCTTTCCGGCGCGGGCTCGCGGTCACCGGGCGTCCTCCAGGACGCCGGCGGACGTGCTCTCGGGTCCGGCCAGGGCCGCGACGCGCACCTCGCGCGGCACTTGGAGCACCTCGCGCAGGTCGGGCCAGGGTGCCGTGGGCACCAGCGGGACGCGTTCGCCGGCGCGGGCGCGCTGGGAGAACCAGATGACCTTGCTGCCGGTGTCGGTGGCACAGCAGCCCCAGCCGTCGCTCATCGCGGCGATGTGCTCCAGAGCGCCGCGCAGGTCCTGGTCCGGACGCAGGTCGCAGTCGTTCTCCCCGACGGCGGTGATGAGGTGCTGGCCGTTCCACCACATCTCGATGGACGCGTTCTTGTCGGTGGCGTGTTCGTCGATGGCCTTCAGCAGCATCTCGGTGCCGCGGCAGACGGGCTCGACCAGGG carries:
- the glgX gene encoding glycogen debranching protein GlgX → MTASPRRKGVSACSGHPYPLGAAHDGNGTNFALFSEVAERVELILVDDHGTHTSVPLTEADGFVWHGYLPGIGPGQRYGYRVHGPWQPSLGHRCNPAKLLLDPYATAVDGQIDNHASLFERAADGPSRSDSAGHTMLGVVTDPAFDWGDDQPLGRPYADSVIYEAHVRGLTRTHPDVPPELRGTYAGLAHPAVVEHLTKLGVTAIELMPVHQFVQDGVLTDRGLSNYWGYNTIGFFAPHNAYAAHGTRGQQVTEFKAMVKALHAAGLEVILDVVYNHTAEGNEKGPTLSFRGIDNASYYRLVDGDWGHYYDTTGTGNSLLMRHPYVLQLIMDSLRYWVTEMHVDGFRFDLAATLARQFHEVDRLSAFFDLIQQDPVISRVKLIAEPWDVGEGGYQVGNFPPLWSEWNGKYRDCVRDFWRGQPHTLGEFASRLTGSADLYQHSRRSPRASVNFVTAHDGFTLRDLVSYNDKHNEANGEGNRDGESVNRSWNCGTEGESDDPAVLEMRARQQRNFLATLLLSQGIPMLSHGDELGRTQRGNNNAYCQDNDVSWIDWRLTGRQRGLADFTRRLIGLRAAHPVLRRRRFFRGETVTHAGQPLPDLVWLLPDAREMTDEDWQRSDAHSVGVFLNGDAIAEPDPCGRPVVDDSFLLLFNGYWEPVDFRLPDVTYGERWTTLIDTAEPQGADESEHKADARVTVEARSLVLLSRPSRTARQDRGGARR
- a CDS encoding pep a2, which encodes MNTAVPCYYHLDVEVGPERVGQVRRILAAHLRYWDLETLVEPVCRGTEMLLKAIDEHATDKNASIEMWWNGQHLITAVGENDCDLRPDQDLRGALEHIAAMSDGWGCCATDTGSKVIWFSQRARAGERVPLVPTAPWPDLREVLQVPREVRVAALAGPESTSAGVLEDAR